In one Streptomyces sp. T12 genomic region, the following are encoded:
- a CDS encoding carbohydrate ABC transporter permease gives MTNTQIPAVRPKQPAAQPAPAPGPSTRDRGTRLLATLFLAPTIVGIVVFTVVPIVGSVVLSLFHWNVIDDPRFAGAANYREVFTDSTVLVSFGNTLVFMVFAVALQLLIALVLALAVNGRMPVWLRSVFRSAFFFPLVLSAASISVVMKYLFNQDFGVVNWLLGLVGVAPVPWLTSENAAMATVILVYVWQQFGFSFLLFVGGLNNIPKEVHEAASLDGATGLRKHLSITLPLLSPTLLVASVVGIINALQVFEQPYVLTNGGPGDATRTVVMVIYESAFEQLRFGEASAVGVLLFVLIMAVTALQFRLSRRFVHYQ, from the coding sequence ATGACGAACACCCAGATACCTGCCGTACGGCCCAAGCAGCCGGCCGCACAACCGGCCCCCGCGCCCGGGCCCTCCACCCGCGACCGTGGCACCCGGCTGCTGGCCACGCTGTTCCTGGCGCCCACGATCGTCGGCATCGTCGTCTTCACGGTCGTGCCGATCGTCGGCTCGGTGGTGCTGAGCCTCTTCCACTGGAACGTGATCGACGATCCGCGCTTCGCCGGGGCCGCCAACTACCGTGAGGTCTTCACCGATTCGACGGTGCTGGTGTCCTTCGGCAACACGCTGGTGTTCATGGTGTTCGCGGTCGCGCTGCAACTGCTGATCGCCCTGGTGCTGGCGCTGGCGGTGAACGGGCGGATGCCGGTGTGGCTGCGCTCGGTGTTCCGGTCGGCGTTCTTCTTCCCGCTGGTGCTGTCCGCCGCGTCGATCTCGGTGGTGATGAAGTACCTGTTCAACCAGGACTTCGGGGTCGTGAACTGGCTGCTCGGGCTGGTCGGGGTCGCGCCGGTGCCGTGGCTGACGTCCGAGAACGCGGCGATGGCGACGGTGATCCTGGTCTATGTGTGGCAGCAGTTCGGGTTCTCGTTCCTGCTGTTCGTCGGGGGTCTGAACAACATCCCCAAGGAGGTCCACGAGGCCGCCTCCCTCGACGGCGCGACCGGCCTGCGCAAGCACCTCAGCATTACGCTCCCCCTGCTGTCGCCCACGCTGCTGGTCGCCTCGGTGGTCGGCATCATCAACGCGCTGCAGGTCTTCGAGCAGCCGTACGTCCTCACCAACGGCGGCCCCGGTGACGCCACCCGGACCGTGGTGATGGTCATCTACGAGAGCGCCTTCGAGCAGCTGCGCTTCGGCGAGGCCTCGGCCGTGGGCGTGCTGCTGTTCGTGCTGATCATGGCGGTGACCGCCCTCCAGTTCCGGCTCAGCCGGCGTTTCGTCCACTACCAGTGA